The following coding sequences lie in one Treponema sp. OMZ 790 genomic window:
- a CDS encoding zinc metallopeptidase produces the protein MYFDYYYLVLVVPTLLLSLYAQFKVKAAFSKYSQVQTMRKISGKEAAALLLRSNAISDVNIERVGGSLSDHYDPAHKVLRLSDPVYDKTSIAAVGVAAHETGHAIQDKEKYGPLVLRSTLVPVANIGSAAGPYLALAGIIFGMNLLLNIGIILFACAVLFYLITLPVEIDASRRALKVLEHNAVLSQEELKGAKKVLSAAALTYVASALTAMANLLRLILISRDRR, from the coding sequence ATGTATTTCGATTACTATTATTTGGTTTTGGTTGTTCCGACTTTGCTTTTATCCTTGTATGCTCAATTTAAGGTAAAGGCTGCATTTTCAAAATACTCTCAGGTTCAGACCATGAGAAAAATTTCAGGCAAAGAAGCTGCAGCCCTCTTGCTTAGATCAAATGCAATATCCGATGTGAATATCGAAAGGGTAGGCGGAAGTTTAAGCGATCACTATGACCCGGCTCACAAGGTTTTACGCTTGTCGGATCCTGTCTACGATAAGACCTCGATAGCAGCCGTAGGTGTTGCCGCCCACGAAACAGGACATGCCATTCAGGATAAAGAAAAATACGGCCCGCTGGTTTTGCGCAGCACCTTGGTACCGGTTGCAAACATAGGTTCGGCTGCCGGCCCCTATTTGGCCCTCGCCGGTATAATCTTCGGAATGAATTTGCTTCTCAACATAGGTATAATTCTTTTTGCCTGCGCCGTTTTGTTCTATCTTATAACCCTGCCGGTTGAAATCGATGCTTCAAGGCGTGCCTTAAAAGTCTTGGAACACAATGCCGTTTTAAGCCAAGAAGAACTAAAAGGTGCCAAAAAAGTTTTGTCGGCTGCTGCCTTAACCTATGTGGCCTCAGCCCTTACTGCAATGGCAAACCTCTTACGCTTAATTTTAATTTCGCGGGATAGAAGGTAA
- a CDS encoding methyl-accepting chemotaxis protein codes for MSVTFSIRKKLVLVFTFVILTLILLVIGIVGLQVRDSNMDQFYKNTLSNAKLVENGINLFFESKKNMLKMLAEHPDVINADESLHSHINYTKKVELVDIEKSETEQNIVDLFKRIYSAFPEYVEIFMGTKWGGFTTSFEGEMDAGFDPRKREWYISASKAGGNTIITNAYHSTVGDHVVCLSRGIYSKKNEHIGNISIEITLKSLTEMISKSTHGRSGYFMLVQKDGTILADPRHSEFNFKKMEETGVDAYKDLNKIDSGTLNIKMDGRDWITETFSIQEPDWKLIAFMQKDEVFEEFNEILKSMIIIGLILWVIFLIVSSIFGLRIVKPIKQIIITLKKVAEDDFTARLPIIGRDEFTQLSVHFNNTLDKIGSSIRLINENTEIMNNIGIELANDMSETSSAVQQISTNIESINQQTITQSAGVTQSAATIEEVLHNLSQLDSGIEMQASGVAESSGAVEQMTANITSVTKMLEKNNEFIKTVYDQTRIGKKGARTANEVVTEIAAKSAALLEASEIIQNIASQTNLLAMNAAIEAAHAGESGKGFAVVADEIRKLAEESNMQGKQIADVIKESIEIIDNLTVAGAGAEKTFIEVYELVNKISQQEELILEAMKEQEKGSLEVLRAVRNISDGAEEIKKGSTEMLQGGKLAADEMIKLDEHTRSISNSINEMTSGSLQINQSIQEINQLTFKNKQSIENLANEVKKFKV; via the coding sequence ATGAGTGTTACATTTTCAATTAGGAAAAAGCTTGTCTTAGTTTTCACATTCGTGATTTTAACGTTGATTTTGCTTGTCATAGGAATAGTCGGTTTACAGGTACGAGACTCTAATATGGATCAATTCTATAAGAATACTTTAAGCAATGCAAAACTTGTCGAAAACGGAATAAATTTATTTTTCGAAAGTAAGAAGAACATGCTTAAAATGCTCGCTGAGCATCCGGACGTAATAAATGCCGATGAGTCTCTGCACAGCCATATAAATTATACAAAAAAAGTTGAACTAGTTGATATAGAAAAAAGTGAGACCGAACAAAACATTGTTGATCTTTTTAAAAGAATTTATTCCGCTTTTCCGGAATATGTGGAAATTTTTATGGGTACAAAGTGGGGCGGTTTTACAACGAGCTTTGAAGGTGAGATGGATGCGGGCTTTGATCCTCGTAAAAGGGAATGGTATATTTCCGCATCAAAAGCCGGCGGTAACACTATTATAACCAATGCCTACCATTCTACTGTCGGAGATCATGTGGTGTGTCTTTCACGAGGAATATACTCGAAAAAAAACGAGCACATAGGAAACATCAGTATAGAAATTACTCTTAAAAGCCTTACCGAAATGATTTCAAAATCAACTCACGGCCGATCAGGATATTTTATGCTTGTCCAAAAAGACGGTACCATACTTGCCGATCCCCGGCATTCTGAATTTAACTTTAAAAAAATGGAAGAAACCGGAGTGGATGCTTATAAAGATTTAAACAAAATAGATTCGGGAACTCTTAACATAAAAATGGATGGCCGTGACTGGATTACAGAAACGTTCAGTATTCAAGAACCTGACTGGAAGTTAATTGCTTTTATGCAAAAGGATGAAGTTTTTGAAGAGTTTAATGAAATTTTAAAATCAATGATAATTATCGGTCTTATTTTGTGGGTGATATTTTTAATTGTCTCATCTATTTTTGGCCTGCGAATTGTAAAGCCGATAAAACAAATAATAATAACTTTAAAGAAAGTAGCCGAGGATGATTTTACGGCAAGGCTGCCTATTATCGGCAGAGACGAATTTACCCAGCTTTCTGTTCATTTTAATAATACTCTGGATAAAATCGGTTCTTCGATACGTTTGATAAATGAAAATACCGAAATAATGAACAACATCGGTATCGAGTTAGCTAATGATATGTCGGAAACTTCAAGTGCCGTTCAACAAATAAGTACCAATATAGAGTCGATCAATCAGCAAACCATAACACAAAGTGCCGGCGTAACTCAAAGTGCCGCAACTATCGAAGAAGTTCTGCATAATCTTAGTCAACTTGATTCCGGTATAGAAATGCAAGCTTCCGGTGTTGCAGAATCATCCGGGGCAGTTGAACAGATGACTGCAAATATAACTTCGGTAACAAAAATGCTCGAAAAAAATAATGAATTTATAAAAACGGTTTATGACCAAACAAGAATCGGTAAGAAGGGTGCACGTACGGCAAATGAAGTTGTAACCGAAATAGCTGCAAAATCTGCTGCTCTTCTTGAAGCAAGCGAAATAATTCAAAATATTGCAAGCCAAACAAATCTTCTTGCAATGAATGCCGCCATTGAAGCGGCCCATGCCGGTGAAAGCGGAAAAGGCTTTGCTGTCGTTGCGGATGAAATCAGAAAACTTGCCGAAGAATCAAACATGCAGGGTAAACAGATTGCAGATGTAATAAAAGAATCGATAGAAATTATAGATAATCTGACTGTTGCCGGAGCAGGAGCCGAAAAAACATTTATTGAAGTATATGAACTTGTCAATAAAATTTCTCAGCAAGAAGAATTAATACTTGAAGCTATGAAAGAGCAAGAAAAGGGTAGTCTTGAAGTATTGCGTGCAGTCAGAAACATAAGCGATGGAGCTGAAGAAATAAAGAAAGGATCTACAGAAATGCTTCAAGGAGGAAAGCTGGCTGCAGATGAAATGATCAAACTTGATGAACATACACGCTCCATAAGTAACAGCATAAATGAAATGACTTCGGGTTCATTACAAATAAATCAATCGATTCAAGAAATAAATCAACTAACATTTAAAAATAAGCAGAGTATTGAAAATCTTGCAAATGAAGTAAAAAAGTTTAAGGTTTGA
- a CDS encoding SAM-dependent methyltransferase: MKKQKLSGAESFETYYLSVFGERWPALKAALLEENKAEAYSENLIQNYYLDYASIQAAKAMPLLEEGSCLDMCAAPGGKTLVLLSRIRGDAEIQANELSADRRNRLIRVLDEHLSENDRKRIRVSGYDASRMPRYGQELYERILLDAPCSSERHVLQNEKYLKQWTDARIKNLSQRQWALLSAAFLLLKPRGYLIYSTCALADEENDFLIEKLIKKYKERVRLEEKPDSLGPVLPEKTKYGFRFLPDKAEGAGPIYFSLIQKKE, translated from the coding sequence ATGAAAAAACAAAAACTAAGCGGGGCAGAAAGTTTTGAAACTTATTATCTTTCCGTTTTTGGAGAAAGGTGGCCTGCCCTCAAAGCCGCCCTGTTAGAAGAAAACAAGGCGGAAGCCTACAGCGAAAACCTCATACAAAATTACTATCTGGATTATGCAAGCATTCAAGCCGCCAAGGCAATGCCTCTTCTTGAAGAAGGAAGCTGCCTCGATATGTGTGCTGCCCCCGGAGGGAAGACCCTGGTTCTTTTAAGCAGGATTAGGGGAGACGCCGAAATACAGGCAAACGAGCTTTCGGCCGATAGACGGAACAGACTTATAAGGGTTCTCGATGAGCACTTAAGCGAAAACGACCGAAAACGGATAAGGGTTTCCGGCTATGATGCTTCCCGAATGCCCCGCTACGGTCAAGAGCTTTACGAGAGAATTTTACTCGATGCCCCCTGCTCTTCCGAAAGGCATGTGCTTCAAAACGAAAAATATCTTAAACAATGGACAGATGCCCGCATAAAAAATTTAAGCCAAAGACAATGGGCTCTTTTATCTGCGGCCTTTTTGCTCCTTAAACCTAGGGGCTATTTGATCTATTCGACCTGTGCTCTTGCCGATGAAGAAAACGATTTTTTAATCGAAAAGCTTATAAAAAAGTATAAGGAAAGAGTAAGGCTTGAAGAAAAGCCTGACAGCCTTGGGCCCGTCCTCCCCGAAAAAACAAAATACGGATTTCGTTTTCTTCCCGATAAGGCGGAAGGAGCAGGGCCCATCTATTTTTCACTCATTCAAAAAAAAGAATAG
- a CDS encoding GNAT family N-acetyltransferase: MYIKKLIGKKCYLAPMRIEDAEKYAVWANDQEVAEYLNFASSIIGLETERLIIDRISKEHNYAIVDAVSDELIGNMGLMKINHLDRTAELGIFIGNKAYWSKGYGTEAMCLLINYAYQKLNLHNIILNVYSYNERAIKAYEKVGFKKIGARREALIRNRKMHDIILMDIIPEDFYAKHSEFEL; the protein is encoded by the coding sequence ATGTACATAAAAAAACTTATCGGAAAAAAATGTTATCTCGCCCCGATGCGAATTGAAGATGCGGAAAAATATGCTGTTTGGGCAAACGATCAGGAAGTCGCCGAATATCTTAACTTTGCTTCTTCAATTATAGGACTTGAAACAGAACGCCTCATAATCGATAGGATTTCAAAGGAGCATAATTACGCAATCGTGGATGCAGTAAGCGATGAGCTTATAGGAAACATGGGACTTATGAAGATCAATCATTTGGATAGAACGGCAGAGCTCGGCATCTTTATCGGTAACAAGGCCTACTGGTCAAAGGGCTACGGTACCGAGGCTATGTGCTTACTCATAAACTATGCCTATCAAAAACTCAACCTGCATAACATAATCTTAAATGTATATTCTTATAATGAAAGAGCTATTAAGGCTTACGAAAAAGTCGGCTTTAAAAAAATAGGAGCAAGGAGAGAGGCTCTAATCCGCAACCGAAAAATGCACGACATAATCTTAATGGATATTATCCCTGAAGATTTTTATGCAAAGCATTCCGAGTTTGAACTATAG
- a CDS encoding ATP-binding protein yields the protein MSTKRKMPIGVQSFEVLRKDSFVYIDKTEFIWKLVNESRVHFLSRPRRFGKSLLLSTLKAYFLGQKELFKGLAIEKLEECEKDKREIWQKYPVLYLDFNPKNYADTRALNDILNAHLSEWEDEFKIEKTEESPDGRFRNLLKQIYEKTGKQAVILIDEYDKPLLQTMWKDEALNETYRTILKGFFGVIKSADQYLRFAFLTGVTKFSKVSIFSDLNNLRDLSLLSDYSAICGISQEELEKDFQPEIEALAENNDLTYEETLAKLKQRYDGYKFSEDGKNMYNPFSLLNVFADGKMRDYWFSTGTPTFLVEYLKKAYYNIPDLDGNVKMNEAGLETYRADAINPLPILFQSGYLTIKDYNDFSRLFRLGFPNDEVRYGFLDNLLPAYTPIRTDKTGLSIWEFYEQIEAGDVDGFMEKLKGIISGIPYDSLTEKDLALREQNYQTAVYLVFALMNQFVHTEVRCATGRADCVVEFSDKVYIFEFKLTSNGTAEDAINQIKEKGYADKYSGTGKKVIAIGSSFDEDKRTIKDWHVER from the coding sequence ATGAGTACTAAAAGAAAAATGCCTATCGGAGTTCAAAGTTTTGAAGTTCTACGAAAAGATTCTTTTGTTTATATAGATAAAACGGAATTTATTTGGAAATTGGTGAACGAAAGCCGTGTTCACTTTTTAAGCCGGCCGCGCCGTTTTGGGAAAAGCCTCTTGCTTTCTACCTTGAAAGCCTACTTCCTCGGGCAAAAAGAGCTGTTTAAAGGTTTGGCTATCGAAAAACTTGAGGAGTGCGAAAAAGACAAAAGAGAAATCTGGCAAAAGTATCCCGTTCTCTATTTGGATTTTAATCCCAAAAACTACGCCGACACTAGGGCCTTGAATGATATTCTTAATGCCCACTTATCTGAATGGGAGGATGAATTTAAGATAGAAAAAACGGAGGAATCTCCTGACGGACGCTTTAGAAATCTTTTAAAACAGATTTATGAAAAAACAGGCAAGCAGGCAGTTATCCTCATAGACGAATACGATAAGCCTCTTCTTCAAACTATGTGGAAAGATGAAGCCTTAAACGAAACCTACCGCACAATTCTTAAAGGTTTTTTCGGAGTAATAAAAAGTGCAGACCAATATCTCCGCTTTGCTTTTTTGACAGGAGTTACAAAATTCAGTAAGGTCAGCATATTCAGCGATTTAAATAATTTAAGGGACTTAAGCCTCTTGTCGGATTACTCTGCCATCTGCGGTATTTCCCAAGAAGAACTTGAAAAGGATTTTCAACCCGAAATTGAGGCCCTTGCCGAAAATAATGATTTGACCTATGAGGAAACCCTCGCAAAATTAAAACAAAGATATGACGGTTATAAATTTTCAGAAGACGGAAAAAATATGTACAATCCTTTTAGCTTGTTAAATGTTTTTGCCGACGGGAAAATGCGGGACTATTGGTTTTCAACAGGCACCCCGACCTTTTTGGTTGAGTATCTTAAAAAAGCCTATTATAATATTCCCGACCTCGATGGAAATGTAAAAATGAACGAGGCAGGTTTAGAAACCTATAGGGCAGATGCAATCAACCCCCTGCCTATTTTGTTCCAATCGGGCTACTTAACAATCAAAGACTATAACGACTTTTCAAGACTTTTCCGCTTAGGTTTTCCTAATGATGAGGTGCGTTACGGTTTTTTGGATAATTTACTTCCGGCCTACACCCCGATACGAACCGATAAAACAGGGCTTTCTATTTGGGAATTTTACGAGCAAATAGAGGCCGGAGATGTAGACGGCTTTATGGAAAAATTAAAGGGAATAATATCCGGTATCCCTTACGACAGCTTAACAGAAAAAGACCTGGCCTTGCGTGAGCAAAACTATCAGACCGCCGTCTATCTTGTCTTCGCCCTTATGAACCAGTTTGTGCATACTGAAGTCCGCTGTGCAACAGGGAGAGCTGACTGTGTTGTGGAATTCAGCGATAAGGTTTATATCTTTGAATTTAAACTCACCTCAAACGGAACGGCCGAAGATGCTATAAACCAAATAAAAGAAAAGGGCTACGCAGACAAGTACTCGGGGACAGGCAAGAAGGTAATAGCAATAGGTTCAAGCTTTGATGAAGATAAACGCACAATTAAAGACTGGCATGTTGAAAGGTAA
- a CDS encoding MptD family putative ECF transporter S component produces the protein MEKSNKFKTKDFVFIGIMTVVYIAVFMVIGFVTAAINPFLHAFAPAISGLVVGTIYLFLAIKVPKFGVFTLSQLLLIMVVLILGMGYLPWLIGMFIGALMGDIAANTSKYKNKYTIAVASGFMCLGSASGGVIPILFFVEHYKKFCFERMQMNEAQVEQSVAASAGYLGVIILIATFALGFVGVLIGSKILGKHFKNSGIK, from the coding sequence ATGGAAAAGTCAAACAAATTTAAAACAAAGGATTTTGTTTTTATCGGAATAATGACAGTGGTTTATATTGCGGTCTTTATGGTCATAGGTTTTGTTACTGCGGCAATAAACCCTTTTTTACATGCTTTTGCCCCGGCCATTTCGGGACTTGTAGTCGGAACAATTTATTTATTCTTGGCTATCAAGGTTCCCAAATTCGGAGTTTTTACTCTCAGCCAGCTTTTGCTCATCATGGTTGTTTTGATTTTGGGAATGGGATACCTTCCTTGGCTGATAGGTATGTTTATCGGAGCCTTGATGGGCGACATTGCAGCCAATACCTCGAAGTATAAGAACAAGTACACGATAGCCGTTGCAAGCGGCTTTATGTGTTTGGGAAGTGCTTCAGGAGGCGTTATCCCAATCCTTTTCTTTGTAGAGCATTATAAAAAATTCTGCTTTGAAAGAATGCAGATGAATGAGGCTCAGGTTGAACAAAGCGTTGCTGCAAGTGCAGGATACCTCGGAGTCATCATCTTAATTGCAACCTTTGCCTTGGGCTTTGTAGGAGTTCTTATAGGCTCAAAAATATTGGGAAAGCATTTTAAGAATTCCGGAATAAAATAA
- a CDS encoding ABC transporter ATP-binding protein → MNKAVELKDVSFIYESSKDGRANLKKTSLNIKKGEFLLVTGISGCGKSTLTKCINGLIPRFYEGEFSGSVFINEEDVSNFSIDEISKDIGSVFQSPKSQFFTDDVISELSFPCENYGLSRDEIIERIAEVCSILHIENLLTEKLENLSNGQKQKIAIASILTLRPKIIVLDEPSSNLDFNSILILADILKILKQRGFTIIIAEHRLHYLKDLFDRVIYINEGNIQDEYTREEFLALKNEDLNLKGLRSVHLFTNENEADAVDLIPNKFSSDKKGEKICSLSDISFSFKDGTEILNSINLNLYKNDIAALTGKNGAGKTTLAKIISGIYRQSSGCIKFGEKILNEKERVSRTNFVLQDVEYQLFGADVFSELLIGNKQLENINEKIEKALKKLNLYDYKDEHPFSLSMGQKQRLIIAATYVRGCPLTILDEPTSGLDYGNMIRVGELIEEIAETSAVLIITHDFEFISKICNRLILLKDKKIALDSRLEKHDKKLESIFSTYL, encoded by the coding sequence ATGAATAAGGCAGTAGAATTAAAAGATGTTTCCTTTATATATGAATCCTCAAAAGACGGAAGAGCAAATTTAAAAAAGACTTCTCTTAATATCAAAAAGGGAGAATTCTTACTTGTTACAGGCATAAGCGGCTGCGGAAAGTCTACGCTGACAAAATGTATTAACGGCCTTATCCCGCGGTTTTACGAGGGAGAATTTTCAGGTTCCGTTTTTATAAACGAAGAAGATGTTTCGAATTTCAGCATAGATGAAATTTCAAAAGATATAGGCTCGGTTTTTCAATCACCCAAGAGTCAGTTTTTTACCGATGACGTAATTTCGGAGCTCAGCTTTCCTTGCGAAAACTACGGGCTTTCCCGCGATGAAATAATAGAAAGGATTGCCGAGGTTTGTTCTATTTTACACATCGAAAACCTCTTAACCGAAAAACTTGAAAACCTTTCAAACGGGCAAAAACAAAAAATAGCTATTGCCTCAATTTTAACCTTGAGACCTAAGATTATAGTTCTTGATGAGCCCTCATCCAATCTGGATTTTAACTCTATTCTAATTTTGGCAGATATTTTAAAAATTTTAAAACAAAGAGGCTTTACTATAATCATAGCGGAGCACCGTCTTCATTATCTAAAAGATCTTTTTGACAGAGTTATCTATATAAATGAAGGAAACATACAAGACGAATACACTCGTGAAGAATTTTTAGCCCTTAAAAATGAAGACTTAAATTTAAAAGGTTTAAGAAGTGTGCATCTTTTTACAAATGAAAATGAAGCGGATGCCGTTGACCTTATACCGAATAAATTCAGCTCGGATAAGAAAGGCGAAAAAATATGCAGCCTTTCGGATATTTCGTTTTCGTTTAAGGACGGAACCGAGATTTTAAACTCGATCAACTTAAACCTTTACAAAAATGACATTGCCGCCCTTACCGGGAAAAACGGAGCAGGAAAAACAACCCTCGCAAAAATCATATCGGGTATTTACCGCCAAAGTTCGGGCTGCATTAAATTCGGAGAAAAAATTCTAAACGAAAAAGAAAGAGTGAGCCGTACAAATTTTGTTCTTCAAGATGTTGAATATCAGCTTTTCGGTGCCGATGTTTTTTCGGAACTTTTGATAGGAAACAAGCAGCTTGAAAACATAAACGAAAAAATAGAGAAGGCCTTAAAGAAGCTCAACCTTTACGATTACAAGGATGAGCACCCCTTTTCTCTTTCGATGGGACAAAAGCAAAGGCTTATAATTGCCGCCACCTATGTAAGAGGCTGTCCGCTTACAATTCTTGATGAACCGACAAGCGGCTTGGACTACGGAAACATGATCAGGGTAGGAGAACTTATCGAAGAGATAGCAGAGACTTCTGCAGTGCTTATAATAACCCATGATTTTGAATTTATCTCGAAGATATGCAACAGGTTGATTCTTTTAAAAGATAAAAAAATAGCCTTAGATTCAAGGCTCGAGAAACACGACAAAAAATTGGAAAGTATTTTTTCTACATATTTATAG
- a CDS encoding energy-coupling factor transporter transmembrane component T yields the protein MSNNIVYLNSELKGYAFYTENSNDISVLAEQIRTYTSKKRTILDPRTIVFLNIVLSLITTVSSSLSANIFIFFVSLSIVCLFKMYKKAIKYTLIFFLALALPFGIRALPDLPIQFLINSVSLIAMGVQKFLPFLMAATVIFNKVDTKSLVSSLNKMKLPKGIMLGFTVAVRFLPTIKKEMNIITNSMKMRGIELGAKSIFFHPIRSLEYALVPVLFRAVSLADDMTAAALVKGAESPKTSAELFKIKFEIIDYAFTLISLFVVGAAIIFDFDSVFIKLF from the coding sequence ATGTCTAACAATATAGTATACTTAAACTCGGAGCTAAAAGGCTACGCTTTTTATACGGAAAATTCAAACGATATTTCGGTTCTTGCAGAGCAGATAAGAACCTACACTTCAAAAAAAAGAACTATCTTGGATCCCCGAACAATAGTATTTTTAAACATTGTGCTTTCACTTATAACTACGGTTTCTTCTTCCCTTTCTGCAAATATTTTTATTTTTTTTGTATCCTTGAGCATTGTCTGCCTTTTTAAAATGTACAAAAAGGCAATAAAATATACCTTAATATTCTTTTTAGCGCTCGCTCTTCCTTTCGGGATAAGAGCCCTGCCCGATCTGCCTATACAGTTTTTGATTAACTCCGTTTCCCTCATCGCAATGGGTGTGCAAAAATTTTTACCCTTCCTTATGGCGGCAACGGTAATCTTTAACAAGGTAGATACAAAGAGCCTCGTAAGTTCTTTAAATAAAATGAAGCTTCCTAAGGGCATAATGCTCGGTTTTACGGTTGCTGTGCGTTTTTTACCTACAATAAAAAAAGAAATGAACATAATCACAAACAGCATGAAAATGAGAGGTATCGAGCTAGGAGCAAAAAGTATTTTTTTTCATCCTATCAGAAGTCTGGAGTATGCTCTCGTTCCTGTTCTTTTTCGGGCCGTATCTCTTGCGGATGACATGACGGCTGCAGCCCTTGTCAAGGGAGCCGAATCACCAAAAACTTCAGCCGAACTTTTCAAAATAAAATTCGAAATAATAGATTACGCCTTCACCCTGATCTCCCTTTTTGTTGTCGGTGCTGCAATAATCTTCGACTTCGATTCCGTATTTATAAAGCTTTTTTAA
- the infC gene encoding translation initiation factor IF-3, translated as MAEVKGLRINDQIRVREVRLIGANGEQAGIVPTIEAVKMAAEAGLDLVEVAPTAKPPVCKIIDYGKYRFQMEKKLRDSKKNQKQQMMREIRMQPKIHDHDLEFKSAHIKKFLDGGDKVKVTVRFWGRELAHTELGYEVLNKVLEKLGGEEACTLEKKPAMEGRTMSMTLSPKQKK; from the coding sequence TTGGCTGAAGTAAAAGGTTTGCGGATAAATGATCAAATCCGCGTGAGAGAGGTTAGGTTAATTGGGGCTAATGGCGAACAAGCAGGTATTGTTCCCACTATTGAGGCTGTAAAAATGGCCGCAGAAGCCGGACTTGACCTTGTTGAAGTTGCGCCTACCGCGAAGCCTCCGGTTTGTAAAATAATAGATTACGGTAAATATCGATTTCAAATGGAGAAAAAGCTCCGTGACTCCAAGAAAAATCAAAAGCAGCAAATGATGAGAGAAATCAGAATGCAGCCTAAGATACACGACCATGATCTTGAGTTTAAATCCGCACATATCAAAAAATTCCTTGACGGCGGCGATAAAGTAAAGGTAACCGTGCGTTTTTGGGGACGCGAACTTGCTCATACAGAGCTCGGTTATGAAGTTTTAAACAAGGTTTTGGAAAAACTGGGGGGTGAAGAAGCCTGTACCCTCGAGAAAAAACCTGCTATGGAAGGACGTACAATGTCTATGACATTGAGTCCCAAACAAAAGAAATAA
- the rpmI gene encoding 50S ribosomal protein L35, with protein MPKMKSKRAAKKRFSLTANGKVKYKQMNKGHIMTKKSQKRVRRLKKSAILSEADSVKMRKLLLPYG; from the coding sequence ATGCCTAAGATGAAGAGCAAAAGAGCTGCTAAAAAGAGATTTTCTCTTACTGCAAACGGTAAGGTAAAATACAAGCAGATGAACAAGGGTCATATTATGACTAAAAAATCTCAAAAACGGGTACGCCGTCTTAAAAAATCGGCTATTCTTTCAGAGGCTGACAGCGTAAAAATGCGAAAGCTGTTATTGCCCTACGGTTAA
- the rplT gene encoding 50S ribosomal protein L20 has protein sequence MSRSTSSDRRITRRKAILKQAKGFRGRRGTNFKAARDAVRKALLHSYVGRKDKKSDMRQIWITRINAAVRAEGISYSRFIAGMNKAGIQLNRKALSNMAIEDPAAFKAVVEASKKALGA, from the coding sequence ATGTCAAGATCAACAAGCAGTGATAGAAGAATTACAAGAAGAAAAGCTATATTGAAGCAAGCCAAGGGCTTTAGAGGCCGCCGTGGTACCAACTTTAAGGCAGCCCGCGATGCAGTTCGAAAGGCCTTGCTTCACAGCTATGTAGGACGAAAAGATAAAAAGAGCGATATGAGGCAGATATGGATTACCCGTATCAATGCAGCCGTTAGAGCTGAGGGTATTTCCTATTCGCGCTTTATTGCCGGAATGAACAAAGCCGGTATCCAATTAAACAGAAAAGCACTTTCCAACATGGCTATCGAAGATCCCGCAGCTTTTAAGGCTGTAGTAGAAGCTTCAAAAAAAGCTTTAGGAGCCTAA
- a CDS encoding cell division protein ZapB, whose amino-acid sequence MLNLDQVRLLESKVERAVQIIKSLHTEKDSLKKEIEERDRRISELEKLIITFKDDQSKIEEGIINALNQLSAFEDASYTKKHEVRPQTAESEASAPVPSQKTAEPLPKKEQAEQEPSLTEEMPSDNLQKDLDDVLGPSSAVNKQMDIF is encoded by the coding sequence ATGCTCAATCTCGATCAGGTAAGGCTTCTTGAAAGCAAGGTAGAAAGGGCTGTACAAATAATAAAAAGCCTTCATACCGAAAAAGATTCTCTAAAAAAAGAAATTGAAGAGCGCGACAGGCGGATTTCCGAATTGGAGAAGCTTATAATAACTTTTAAAGATGACCAATCCAAGATCGAGGAAGGAATAATCAACGCACTTAATCAATTAAGTGCGTTTGAGGATGCCTCTTATACAAAAAAACACGAGGTGAGGCCGCAAACTGCAGAAAGCGAAGCCTCTGCACCTGTGCCCTCACAAAAAACTGCTGAACCTCTTCCTAAAAAAGAGCAGGCAGAACAAGAACCGTCCCTTACGGAAGAAATGCCTTCCGATAATCTTCAAAAAGACCTTGATGATGTGTTGGGACCATCCTCTGCTGTAAATAAGCAGATGGATATATTTTAG